A DNA window from Kitasatospora atroaurantiaca contains the following coding sequences:
- a CDS encoding AAA family ATPase has product MTSTMTTGPDGSAVLKAPAAPEAPIAPGVAADAAVAAILDATVHPSPGAPRGVVVDSPPGAGKSTLVVKAARELVGAGERLMIVAQTNSQVDDLVDRLAEKGPDLTIGRLHASDSHPAPEALRHANVTPSDKVSALLEHDVVVSTAAKWQWVKTEAPWRHAIVDEAYQMRSDALLAVARLFERALFVGDPGQLDPFTVVGTDQWAGLSYDPSSSAVVTLLAHNPAIRPHRLPVSWRLPHSAAPLISAAFYPYTPFRSGTGPGERLLTASVRPDGSAVDTAIDEAAEHGWALLELPARHTVRTDPQAVAAVAATVRRLLDRGLTAHSEQGSAPLTPGRIAVGTAHRDQAAAVRAALTGLGVPVDAAAGPAVTVDTANRLQGREYDVTVVLHPLSGRPDATAFHLETGRLCVLASRHRHACIVVARAGIAELLDEHPATEPVQLGVTVKFPDGWEANHAVLAHLGEHRVRLA; this is encoded by the coding sequence ATGACCAGCACCATGACTACCGGCCCGGACGGCTCCGCCGTCCTCAAGGCTCCCGCCGCCCCCGAGGCGCCCATCGCCCCCGGCGTCGCCGCCGACGCCGCCGTGGCCGCGATCCTGGACGCCACCGTCCATCCCTCCCCCGGCGCCCCGCGCGGGGTGGTGGTCGACTCCCCGCCCGGCGCGGGCAAGTCCACCCTGGTGGTGAAGGCCGCCCGGGAGCTGGTCGGGGCCGGCGAGCGCCTGATGATCGTCGCCCAGACCAACAGCCAGGTGGACGACCTGGTCGACCGCCTGGCCGAGAAGGGCCCGGACCTGACCATCGGGCGCCTGCACGCGAGCGACTCCCACCCCGCCCCCGAGGCGCTGCGGCACGCCAATGTCACCCCGTCCGACAAGGTCAGCGCCCTGCTGGAGCACGATGTGGTGGTCTCCACGGCCGCCAAGTGGCAGTGGGTCAAGACCGAGGCCCCGTGGCGGCACGCGATCGTGGACGAGGCGTACCAGATGCGCTCCGACGCGCTGCTCGCCGTCGCCCGGCTCTTCGAGCGGGCGCTGTTCGTGGGGGACCCGGGCCAGCTCGACCCGTTCACCGTGGTCGGCACCGACCAGTGGGCCGGGCTCTCGTACGATCCGTCGAGCAGCGCGGTGGTCACCCTGCTCGCACACAACCCGGCGATCCGCCCGCACCGGCTGCCGGTCTCCTGGCGGCTGCCGCACAGCGCGGCGCCGTTGATCTCCGCCGCCTTCTACCCGTACACGCCGTTCCGCTCCGGTACCGGTCCCGGTGAGCGGCTGCTGACCGCCTCCGTCCGCCCGGACGGTTCCGCCGTGGACACCGCGATCGACGAGGCCGCCGAGCACGGCTGGGCGCTGCTGGAGCTGCCCGCGCGGCACACCGTCCGGACGGACCCGCAGGCGGTGGCCGCCGTCGCGGCCACCGTCCGGCGCCTGCTCGACCGCGGGCTGACCGCGCACTCCGAGCAGGGGTCCGCCCCGCTCACCCCGGGCCGGATCGCCGTCGGCACCGCCCACCGGGACCAGGCGGCCGCCGTCCGGGCGGCGCTCACGGGGCTCGGCGTTCCGGTCGATGCGGCCGCCGGCCCGGCCGTCACCGTGGACACCGCCAACCGGCTGCAGGGGCGCGAGTACGACGTCACCGTGGTCCTGCACCCGCTCTCGGGGCGGCCGGACGCCACCGCGTTCCATCTGGAGACCGGCCGGCTCTGTGTGCTCGCCTCGCGGCACCGGCACGCCTGCATCGTGGTCGCCCGGGCCGGGATCGCGGAGCTGCTGGACGAGCACCCGGCGACGGAGCCGGTGCAGCTCGGCGTCACGGTGAAGTTCCCGGACGGCTGGGAGGCCAACCATGCCGTCCTCGCCCACCTCGGCGAGCATCGCGTTCGGCTCGCCTGA
- a CDS encoding bifunctional DNA primase/polymerase gives MDIWTYQSVEYVTVAGESWLASASEYPRSMRALWESRPWAPSVLPCGRVFDVISMPSLFGRKVLDELWASGPGCGPVASFRGRTLLFVQPGAAPRLRTLLAWEEWAREVPPLLCHGLGDAVTVPPVQRMVDAPDSPGQGAGRWIVAPDTKEPWLPGAAVVLWACVRASRGAVSTPRELPEADPSTPGAPLYPLPSA, from the coding sequence GTGGACATCTGGACGTATCAATCCGTGGAGTACGTCACCGTGGCCGGGGAGTCCTGGCTGGCCTCCGCGAGTGAGTACCCGCGCAGCATGCGCGCCCTGTGGGAGTCACGCCCCTGGGCACCCTCGGTCCTGCCCTGCGGCCGCGTCTTCGACGTGATCAGCATGCCGTCGCTGTTCGGGCGCAAGGTGCTGGACGAGCTGTGGGCCTCCGGTCCGGGCTGCGGCCCGGTCGCGTCGTTCCGCGGCCGTACCCTGCTGTTCGTCCAGCCGGGCGCGGCGCCTCGGCTGCGGACCCTGCTGGCCTGGGAGGAGTGGGCCCGCGAGGTTCCGCCGCTGCTCTGCCACGGCCTGGGCGACGCGGTGACCGTCCCGCCCGTGCAGCGGATGGTGGACGCGCCGGACTCCCCCGGCCAGGGGGCCGGCCGCTGGATCGTGGCTCCCGACACCAAAGAGCCGTGGCTGCCGGGGGCCGCCGTGGTGCTCTGGGCATGCGTCCGCGCCTCCCGGGGCGCGGTGTCCACCCCGCGCGAGCTCCCGGAGGCCGACCCGTCGACCCCCGGCGCGCCGCTGTACCCACTCCCGTCCGCCTGA
- the pgi gene encoding glucose-6-phosphate isomerase → MTANHATIRTPLDRLPQWAALAKHREELGEQHLRELFAADPERGRRYSLRVGDLLVDYSKQLVTDETLVLLRELAAATGVAELRDAMFRGEKINITEDRAVLHTALRAPGDAVIEVDGENVVPAVHAVLDKMAAFSDRVRSGEWTGYTGKRIRTVVNIGIGGSDLGPAMAYEVLRSYTQRDLDVRFVSNVDGADLHEAVRDLDAAETLFIVASKTFTTIETITNATSAREWLLGQLGAGQDAVAKHFVALSTNAEGVADFGIDVANMFEFWDWVGGRYSYDSAIGLSLMIAIGPERFREMLAGFRLVDEHFRTAPAEENVPLLLGLLGVWYGEFFDAQSHAVLPYSHYLSKFTAYLQQLDMESNGKSVDREGNPVTWQTGPVVWGTPGTNGQHAYYQLLHQGTKMIPADFIGFAKPVGDLPSGLVAQHDLLMANFFAQTQALAFGKTPQEVAAEGVPARLVPHKTFKGNHPTTTILAAELTPSVLGQLIALYEHKVFVQGAVWNVDSFDQWGVELGKVLAKRIEPVLLTGEGAEALDSSTAALVADYRSLRGR, encoded by the coding sequence ATGACGGCGAACCACGCCACCATCCGTACCCCGCTCGATCGTCTGCCGCAGTGGGCGGCGCTGGCCAAGCACCGCGAGGAACTCGGCGAGCAGCACCTGCGCGAGCTGTTCGCCGCCGATCCGGAGCGCGGGCGGCGCTACTCGCTGCGGGTGGGTGACCTGCTGGTCGACTACTCGAAGCAGCTGGTGACGGACGAGACGCTGGTACTGCTGCGCGAGTTGGCGGCGGCGACGGGTGTGGCCGAGCTGCGGGACGCGATGTTCCGGGGCGAGAAGATCAACATCACCGAGGACCGGGCGGTGCTGCACACCGCGCTGCGCGCCCCGGGTGACGCGGTGATCGAGGTCGACGGCGAGAACGTGGTGCCGGCCGTGCACGCGGTGCTGGACAAGATGGCCGCGTTCTCCGACCGGGTCCGCTCGGGCGAGTGGACCGGGTACACCGGCAAGCGCATCCGGACGGTCGTGAACATCGGCATCGGCGGCTCGGACCTCGGCCCGGCGATGGCGTACGAGGTGCTGCGCTCGTACACCCAGCGGGACCTGGACGTGCGCTTCGTGTCCAACGTGGACGGCGCGGACCTGCACGAGGCCGTCCGTGACCTGGACGCCGCCGAGACGCTGTTCATCGTGGCCTCGAAGACCTTCACCACGATCGAGACCATCACCAACGCGACCTCGGCGCGGGAGTGGCTGCTCGGGCAGCTGGGTGCCGGCCAGGACGCGGTGGCCAAGCACTTCGTGGCGCTCTCCACCAACGCCGAGGGCGTCGCCGACTTCGGCATCGACGTGGCGAACATGTTCGAGTTCTGGGACTGGGTGGGCGGCCGCTACTCGTACGACTCGGCCATCGGCCTCTCGCTGATGATCGCGATCGGCCCCGAGCGGTTCCGCGAGATGCTGGCGGGCTTCCGGCTGGTGGACGAGCACTTCCGGACCGCGCCCGCGGAGGAGAACGTGCCGCTGCTGCTGGGCCTGCTCGGGGTCTGGTACGGCGAGTTCTTCGACGCCCAGTCGCACGCGGTGCTGCCCTACTCCCACTACCTGTCGAAGTTCACCGCGTACCTGCAGCAGCTGGACATGGAGTCCAACGGCAAGTCGGTGGACCGGGAGGGGAACCCGGTCACCTGGCAGACCGGGCCGGTGGTCTGGGGCACGCCGGGGACCAACGGGCAGCACGCGTACTACCAGCTGCTGCACCAGGGAACGAAGATGATCCCGGCCGACTTCATCGGCTTCGCGAAGCCGGTCGGCGACCTGCCCTCCGGGCTGGTGGCGCAGCACGACCTGCTGATGGCCAACTTCTTCGCGCAGACCCAGGCGCTGGCCTTCGGCAAGACCCCGCAGGAGGTCGCGGCCGAGGGCGTGCCGGCCCGCCTGGTGCCGCACAAGACCTTCAAGGGCAACCACCCGACCACCACCATCCTGGCGGCCGAGCTCACCCCGTCGGTGCTCGGCCAGCTGATCGCGCTGTACGAGCACAAGGTCTTCGTCCAGGGCGCGGTCTGGAACGTCGACTCCTTCGACCAGTGGGGCGTCGAGCTCGGCAAGGTCCTCGCCAAGCGGATCGAGCCTGTGCTGCTCACCGGTGAGGGCGCGGAGGCGCTGGACAGCTCCACCGCCGCGCTGGTCGCGGACTACCGCTCGCTGCGGGGCCGCTGA
- a CDS encoding NADP-dependent oxidoreductase, whose protein sequence is MLASAFSEPGGPDVLHVVELPVPAPGPGEVLVKVLAAGIQPADAAVRSGWSPPGATIVLPAVPGNEFAGVVEQLGAGSFGWEVGDEVLGFRLLGGHAQYITVSGDHLVGKPAAMPWEEAGSLSASGQTAHVALTELKVRSGETVLIHGASGGVGTVAVQLARAWGAKVIGTASERNHDYLRELGAVPVTYGPGLADRVRAVAPDGVDAALDAAGRGALDASVELVAERDRIGTIVDYEAARRLGVRGLRGPRTAARLAELVELWEAGGLQLEIAATFPLARAADAHRLVEAGHVRGKAVITPWVSE, encoded by the coding sequence ATGCTGGCATCGGCATTCTCGGAGCCCGGCGGCCCCGACGTCCTGCATGTGGTCGAGCTGCCCGTCCCGGCGCCCGGGCCCGGCGAGGTGCTGGTCAAGGTGCTCGCCGCCGGGATCCAGCCCGCGGACGCCGCCGTCCGCTCCGGCTGGAGCCCGCCCGGCGCCACGATCGTGCTGCCCGCCGTTCCCGGCAACGAGTTCGCCGGGGTGGTCGAGCAGCTCGGCGCGGGCAGCTTCGGGTGGGAGGTAGGAGACGAGGTCCTCGGGTTCCGGCTGCTCGGCGGCCATGCCCAGTACATCACCGTGTCCGGCGACCACCTGGTCGGCAAGCCCGCCGCGATGCCCTGGGAGGAGGCCGGGTCGCTCTCCGCCTCCGGGCAGACCGCGCATGTGGCCCTCACCGAGCTCAAGGTCCGCTCGGGCGAGACCGTCCTGATCCACGGCGCCTCCGGCGGGGTCGGCACCGTCGCCGTCCAGCTCGCCCGCGCCTGGGGCGCCAAGGTGATCGGCACCGCGAGCGAGCGCAACCACGACTACCTGCGGGAGCTGGGCGCCGTCCCGGTCACGTACGGCCCGGGGCTGGCCGACCGGGTCCGCGCCGTCGCGCCGGACGGTGTGGACGCCGCCCTGGACGCCGCCGGGCGCGGTGCCCTCGACGCCTCCGTCGAGCTGGTGGCAGAGCGCGATCGGATCGGCACCATCGTCGACTACGAGGCCGCCCGGCGCCTCGGCGTACGCGGGCTGCGCGGCCCCCGCACCGCCGCCCGCCTCGCCGAGCTGGTCGAGCTCTGGGAGGCCGGCGGCCTTCAGCTGGAGATCGCCGCGACCTTCCCGCTCGCCCGCGCCGCCGACGCCCACCGGCTCGTCGAGGCCGGTCACGTCCGCGGCAAGGCCGTGATCACACCGTGGGTCTCGGAGTAG
- a CDS encoding proline--tRNA ligase: protein MRWSQMYAPTLRDDPADADAASHRLLVRAGFVRQLMAGHYSLLPLAVRVRTKVVDIIREEMGRIGSQEWILPAMHPAEIWQRTGRWEVMGDEMFRLKDRKGADLALGMTHEEIFTTLAHELSSYKQLPQMWYQFQTKFRDEPRPKSGLLRVREFTMKDSYSFDLDQAGLDRSFDLHHDAYVRIFARLGIPAIPVQASSGSMGGSASVEFMSPTEAGEDLVVHCTACGYAANVEKATSALPAVQDPDGLASPEPFDTPEARTIEELARQHGVPAEGQIKTLVYVVDDRLTLVLVRGDHSLVEQKLIDATGATAVRPAQPEEIEAALGASPGSLGAVGVTGLTVLADEALRGRRAMTTGANRDGVHLRGVDVERDIAVTRWADFREVVAGETCPNCPAALEVVRTVEVGHIFKLGYKYTETLDVTVLGPDGSRIKPIMGSYGIGVERAIASVVESHHDEKGIVWPVSVAPFEVVVVPIGKNDEETTKVVEDIYEQLRADRVDVVLDDRDERPGVKFADIELVGIPYRITVGPRGLKEGVVEVVSRATGETTRVPVADAARTVAGLVAESR from the coding sequence ATGCGCTGGTCCCAGATGTACGCCCCCACCCTGCGGGACGACCCGGCGGACGCGGACGCGGCGAGCCACCGGCTGCTGGTCAGGGCCGGGTTCGTCCGACAGCTGATGGCCGGGCACTACTCGCTGCTGCCGCTGGCCGTCCGGGTCCGGACCAAGGTCGTCGACATCATCCGCGAGGAGATGGGCCGGATCGGCTCCCAGGAGTGGATCCTGCCGGCCATGCACCCGGCCGAGATCTGGCAGCGGACCGGCCGCTGGGAGGTGATGGGCGACGAGATGTTCCGCCTCAAGGACCGCAAGGGCGCCGACCTCGCGCTGGGCATGACGCACGAGGAGATCTTCACGACGCTCGCCCACGAGCTCTCCTCCTACAAGCAGCTGCCGCAGATGTGGTACCAGTTCCAGACCAAGTTCCGGGACGAGCCGCGCCCGAAGAGCGGCCTGCTGCGGGTCCGCGAGTTCACCATGAAGGACTCGTACAGCTTCGACCTCGACCAGGCCGGGCTCGACCGCTCCTTCGACCTGCACCACGACGCCTACGTGCGGATCTTCGCCCGCCTCGGCATCCCGGCCATCCCCGTGCAGGCCTCCAGCGGCAGCATGGGCGGCTCGGCCTCGGTCGAGTTCATGTCCCCGACCGAGGCGGGCGAGGACCTGGTCGTCCACTGCACCGCCTGCGGCTACGCGGCCAACGTGGAGAAGGCCACCTCTGCCCTTCCGGCCGTCCAGGACCCGGACGGCCTCGCCTCCCCCGAGCCCTTCGACACCCCCGAGGCCCGCACCATCGAGGAGCTGGCCAGGCAGCACGGGGTGCCCGCCGAGGGCCAGATCAAGACCCTGGTGTACGTCGTCGACGACCGCCTCACCCTGGTCCTGGTCCGCGGGGACCACAGCCTGGTCGAGCAGAAGCTGATCGACGCCACCGGTGCGACCGCCGTCCGCCCGGCCCAGCCGGAGGAGATCGAGGCGGCGCTGGGAGCATCGCCCGGCAGCCTGGGCGCGGTCGGCGTCACCGGGCTCACCGTCCTCGCGGACGAGGCGCTGCGCGGCCGCCGCGCGATGACCACCGGCGCCAACCGGGACGGCGTGCACCTGCGCGGCGTGGACGTCGAGCGGGACATCGCCGTGACGCGGTGGGCTGACTTCCGCGAGGTCGTCGCCGGCGAGACCTGCCCGAACTGCCCGGCCGCGCTGGAGGTGGTCCGCACCGTCGAGGTCGGCCACATCTTCAAGCTCGGCTACAAGTACACCGAGACCCTGGACGTCACCGTGCTCGGCCCGGACGGCAGCCGGATCAAGCCGATCATGGGCAGCTACGGCATCGGCGTCGAGCGCGCCATCGCCTCCGTGGTCGAGTCCCACCACGACGAGAAGGGGATCGTCTGGCCGGTCTCCGTCGCACCGTTCGAGGTGGTCGTCGTGCCGATCGGCAAGAACGACGAGGAGACCACCAAGGTGGTCGAGGACATCTACGAGCAGCTGCGCGCCGACCGGGTGGACGTCGTCCTGGACGACCGGGACGAGCGCCCGGGCGTGAAGTTCGCCGACATCGAGCTCGTCGGCATCCCGTACCGGATCACCGTCGGCCCCCGCGGTCTCAAGGAGGGCGTGGTCGAGGTGGTATCCCGCGCCACCGGCGAGACCACCCGGGTGCCGGTCGCGGACGCCGCCCGCACGGTCGCGGGCCTGGTCGCCGAGAGCCGCTAG
- a CDS encoding chitinase: protein MRTPRTTRRLVAGGTAWAVAAAGAVALTFGLASSATAGEFLTNGGFESGSLGPWSCTGGTGSVVTGQAHAGSYALAGAASASDSAQCSQTVTVTPNTAYTLSAYVKGAYVYLGVDGGASTWTPGTGGAYQKLTVGFTTGASQTSATVYTHGWYGQGTYYADDVSLDGPGAPSPSPTSQPPTSQPPTSQPPTSQPPTSQPPTSQPPTSTPPPSGGLPTHALVGYLHASFANGAGYTKVADIPDSWDVINLSFGEPTSVTSGDIRFNRCSVSECPSVESDADFKAAIAAKRAKGKKVLISIGGQNGQVQLTTTAARDTFVSSVSAIIDKWGLDGLDIDFEGHSLSLNTGDNDFKNPTTPVVVNLISALKTLKAKYGSGFVLTMAPETFFVQLGYQYYGSGPWGGQDPRAGAYLPVIYAMRGDLTLLHVQDYNSGSIMGLDNQYHSMGGADFHVAMTDMLLKGFPVAGNTANMFPALAPSQVAIGMPAATYAGNGYVSPTEVNKALDCLTKAANCGSYVPRSGAQPNLRGLMTWSINWDQYSGREFSKNFDGYFG, encoded by the coding sequence ATGCGTACTCCCCGAACCACAAGACGCCTGGTCGCAGGCGGTACCGCCTGGGCCGTCGCCGCGGCCGGCGCCGTCGCGCTCACCTTCGGCCTGGCGTCCTCCGCCACGGCCGGCGAGTTCCTGACCAACGGCGGCTTCGAGAGCGGCTCGCTCGGCCCCTGGAGCTGCACCGGCGGCACCGGCAGCGTCGTCACCGGCCAGGCACACGCCGGCAGCTACGCGCTCGCCGGAGCCGCCTCGGCCAGTGACTCGGCACAGTGCTCGCAGACCGTCACCGTGACGCCCAACACCGCCTACACCCTCAGCGCGTACGTCAAGGGTGCGTACGTCTACCTCGGCGTCGACGGCGGGGCCAGCACCTGGACGCCCGGGACGGGCGGCGCGTACCAGAAGCTCACGGTCGGCTTCACCACGGGCGCGAGCCAGACCAGCGCGACGGTGTACACGCACGGGTGGTACGGGCAGGGCACCTACTATGCGGACGACGTCTCGCTGGACGGGCCGGGCGCGCCCTCGCCCTCGCCGACGTCCCAGCCGCCCACCTCGCAGCCGCCGACGTCCCAGCCGCCCACCTCGCAGCCGCCCACGTCTCAGCCACCGACGTCCCAGCCGCCGACGTCGACGCCGCCGCCCAGCGGGGGCCTGCCGACCCACGCCCTGGTCGGCTACCTGCACGCGAGCTTCGCCAACGGCGCCGGGTACACCAAGGTCGCCGACATCCCGGACTCCTGGGACGTCATCAACCTCTCCTTCGGCGAGCCGACCTCCGTCACCTCCGGCGACATCCGGTTCAACCGCTGCTCCGTGAGCGAGTGCCCCTCCGTCGAGTCCGACGCCGACTTCAAGGCGGCCATCGCCGCCAAGCGGGCCAAGGGCAAGAAGGTGCTGATCTCGATCGGCGGCCAGAACGGCCAGGTCCAGCTCACCACCACGGCCGCCCGGGACACCTTCGTCAGCTCGGTCTCCGCGATCATCGACAAGTGGGGCCTGGACGGGCTCGACATCGACTTCGAGGGCCACTCGCTGTCGCTGAACACCGGCGACAACGACTTCAAGAACCCGACCACGCCGGTCGTGGTCAACCTGATCTCCGCCCTGAAGACCCTCAAGGCCAAGTACGGCTCCGGCTTCGTCCTCACCATGGCCCCGGAGACCTTCTTCGTCCAACTCGGGTACCAGTACTACGGATCCGGCCCCTGGGGCGGTCAGGACCCGCGCGCCGGCGCCTACCTGCCGGTCATCTACGCGATGCGCGGCGACCTGACCCTGCTGCACGTCCAGGACTACAACTCCGGCTCCATCATGGGCCTGGACAACCAGTACCACTCGATGGGCGGCGCGGACTTCCACGTCGCGATGACCGACATGCTGCTCAAGGGCTTCCCGGTGGCCGGCAACACCGCCAACATGTTCCCGGCCCTCGCCCCCTCCCAGGTGGCCATCGGCATGCCGGCCGCCACCTACGCGGGCAACGGCTACGTCAGCCCCACCGAGGTGAACAAGGCACTCGACTGCCTCACCAAGGCCGCCAACTGCGGCAGTTACGTCCCCCGCAGCGGTGCCCAGCCCAACCTGCGCGGCCTGATGACCTGGTCGATCAACTGGGACCAGTACAGCGGGCGGGAGTTCTCCAAGAACTTCGACGGCTACTTCGGCTGA